DNA from Acidobacteriota bacterium:
CTCCAGACGTCGTGGGAGACGCAGCGCATTTACCATTTGCCTCAGGCACTTTTTCCAATGTGAACTTTGAATTTCTCCCGTATGATGCTTTCACCGAGGGAAACATAGGAGCAATTAGCCAGGCCGCCGACGTTTTGCAACCCGGCGGCGCGCTGAACATAACAACAGGGATTAACGCCCCAATCGACCAGATTGTGTCTGCAATGGAAGACGCAGGATTTGCTGGCATTACGACAGACTCTTCTGGAGGATACTGGCTAGTCCAGGGGATATTGGGATGGTGAGGACATGACCAGATTGTATTGGCGCTGCAATGGCGGCCATTATTTCTGCACCTTGTGTTGCCCGTATGACGGCTGGAGTTCCCCTGAGCTCAGAGACCTGCACACTGCATCTGAGAGGTTGCGGTCGAAAAATGTGCTGCCAAGCCTGGATGCGCTCCGGGCGGAGGGGATGGGGGAGACGGCAATAAAACGTGCAATCGTCATTGAGTTTGGAAGCGAAGAGGCGGTGTTCGACGCAATCTCACCCCGCTCGTATGTGGTGGGGGGCAAAGAGATTACGCTGGCGAAGGCAAAGCAGGGTTTCCTGTAGCCGGGTGGCGCATCTATGAAGGGGGCGGCGGGGTCAAGTGAAAAATCTTAATGTTTCGGCTTGTGTGGCGGGGCGGGAAATCTGACGTTGCGTAGCGGGGTAGCGCATACGTTCCGTTGTTTGGAATGTATGCGGCTTTTTAAAAAACGCCACGCCCCGTCATGGGGACGCCGCATATAATCACAAGCTGGGGAGGGCACAACTGCAGTTGGGCACTATGGTGTTTGTCCAGCGCAGCGCTGGTGGGGTACCCTCGAGCCGCATACATCGCAAAGGCGGCGACGTATGCGCCACCCGCGGGCAGGAACGCTGTCGCCAGCAGAGGTGCCGGTCCAGGTGGTTTCGATTGACGGCAACACGCTCATCGTTAATACCCGTTCCTCTCTGGCATTATCGCAAGCGGGTATTCCGCAGAGCTCCTGGAATGTGATTGATATGACCGGCAACTCAGATGTTGTAAGCTCAATTACAACCCGTTTAGGCGACAATGGTTTGACTACGGCAGGAACGTCTGCGCTGCGAATCACCGGTTCAGGGAGCGGAGCCAGCACATATTTGGGGGCTGGCACCATCCCACCTTAACAATTTATGAACAGAAATCTTTGGAAAATGTCGGTCCCAGTAGCCTCCATCATCAAAGGCCCCTTCTTAAAGGTGCTTCCGAAGCGCCAGTGCGAAATCTCGTTTTCGATCGAGGCAAGCGACGGCGGGGAAAAAGTGGAAGGTCTGCTATTTGAGGCGGTAGAGGCTTTCAAATGCACGTATCTGCCCTCGCTCGGTTCAACCAGCCAGGATCTGCGCCGCCAATCTTACGGTGCCCTAATATCCGTCGGCGAAAGTCCGTGGCTGGAGGAAGTGAAAAAGAGCTATGGTGATTACTGTTCGTCGGCCCGGCTCGTTCCGAAGGAACTCCACCATCTCATGATTACCTTCGACGACGGCCCCTGTTGCGAATTCATTTGCGGGGCTTTTAAGACGA
Protein-coding regions in this window:
- a CDS encoding class I SAM-dependent methyltransferase, which encodes MAEAADPLFEAAEGRTLIVGGLGPGGESAVTLNIAQSAAPDVVGDAAHLPFASGTFSNVNFEFLPYDAFTEGNIGAISQAADVLQPGGALNITTGINAPIDQIVSAMEDAGFAGITTDSSGGYWLVQGILGW